The genomic segment GTACACGATATAGTGTACACTTGTGAAAAGGCTTTGTCAAATTAGATATTTTTATCTAGCAAGGGTAAAAATAATTAAAAAGAAGCGGTGAAACAACTTAATTTTTATTGAACGCGCCAAAGTACCCTTTGGATACCGGAATTTGTCATCCGGGGGTAAAGGGGTTAATCTTATATCTTGAATATTATGTTTTTATTTTATTACCGGCATTCATAAAAAAGAAAAATTCGAGTGCTGAAACGGAGTGATAGTATGACGACAGTATCCTCAGAGGAGAACGCATACCAGGCGATCATCGAAATGATCATTATGCACCGCTATCCGCCGGGAGCAAGCGTAGTGGAGTCGCAGATAGCGGAACAACTCAAGATGAGCCGGACACCGGTACGCAGCGCGCTGAAGCGCCTCGTTTCGGACGGGCTGCTGGAATCGACGCTCAATAAAGGGTGTTCGGTGCCGATGCTTTCGCGCCGTGACCTCGACAGGTTATTTCGCTACCGCCACAGCATCGAACCGGCCTGCGCGCGTGAGGCGGCGCAGTTCTACCGGCCGGAGTTCAAGGAAAGGATCGAGGCGCTGATCGCGGAAGAGGATCTGTACGTCAGTGAAAATCCCTGGGGGCTGCACGCCGTAAATGAAAAGATGCACAACCTTGTCGTGGAGATAGCCGACAACCCCTATTACCTCCACCCCGTCAAGCAGGTGA from the Cloacibacillus sp. genome contains:
- a CDS encoding GntR family transcriptional regulator, encoding MTTVSSEENAYQAIIEMIIMHRYPPGASVVESQIAEQLKMSRTPVRSALKRLVSDGLLESTLNKGCSVPMLSRRDLDRLFRYRHSIEPACAREAAQFYRPEFKERIEALIAEEDLYVSENPWGLHAVNEKMHNLVVEIADNPYYLHPVKQVNWRSQLYLFFFDNFYSERVMEIKKRPKGEYKSPQQHIRLFEAIMRHDTDEAEKVMHDHISSTYKFLTKRDW